One window of the Aptenodytes patagonicus chromosome 5, bAptPat1.pri.cur, whole genome shotgun sequence genome contains the following:
- the KIF11 gene encoding kinesin-like protein KIF11 isoform X2, which yields MASLSFQGGGGAKKEEKGKNIQVVVRCRPFNASERKASSYAVVDCDQARKEVSVRTGGVTDKMSRKTYTFDMVFGAQAKQIDVYRSVVCPILDEVIMGYNCTVFAYGQTGTGKTFTMEGERSPNEEYTWEEDPLAGIIPRTLHQIFEKLTENGTEFSVKVSLLEIYNEELFDLLNPTPDVGERLQMFDDPRNKRGVIIKGLEEVTVHNKNEVYQILERGAAKRTTAATYMNAYSSRSHSVFSITIHMKETTVDGEELVKIGKLNLVDLAGSENIGRSGAVDKRAREAGNINQSLLTLGRVITALVERAPHIPYRESKLTRILQDSLGGRTKTSIIATVSPASINLEETLSTLEYAHRAKNIMNKPEVNQKLTKKALIKEYTEEIERLKRDLAAAREKNGVYISLENYEALNGKLTVQEEQIAEYIDKISVMEEEVKRITELFTVSKNELEQCKTDLQIKEKELEETQKDLQETKVHLAEEEYVVSVLENTEQKLHGTASKLLNTVEETTKDVSGLHAKLDRKKAVDQHNAVVQHTFAGQMNVLFNKIQDSVSENSLKQQQMLTSYTSLIGDLLSTSSSAANILASVVSASFASVKELVSTEVSHVSEKITQHENLSLDCKAELLRLIEEHTSGLGRALNSLTPMVEFVLGLNCQFQSNVKKYSAVADKVEGHKKEMDTFFGDLSLTLKKLREETASVFAQLQNDCENLKEEVEMTRLAHTKSAAELMSSLQSQLDLFAQETQKNLTNVLTKNGSLKTTVTAVQENVHLKTTDLVSSTTSNHSKFIASLDNFSQELRIINAENKMMLEESTDHCQQLLSNLKNVSQDTDKWGEFATAQIVDFTNQQLLSFSDEKQQLQCLQKKYEENCDKAIAEIVDHIGRQKAAEEKVLNGLLDQIKVDQEILLEQKLGLNEEAQHGLTQVNGFLQEDLKVDIPTGTTPQRRDYLYPVTLVRTEPRELLLEQLRQKQLKLDAMLNSVTKEVEENADQDLLEEEEGLQESSESLSRDKSLVDTNICCHANGGIPFFQHKRSHKKDKENKSAATVEKNKIEDMTEQFLPKSKPPLRSLN from the exons GCCTTTTAATGCCTCAGAACGTAAAGCAAGCTCCTATGCTGTTGTAGACTGTGATCAAGCAAGAAAGGAAGTTAGTGTCCGCACTGGAGGAGTGACAGATAAGATGTCAAGAAAGACTTACACATTTGATATG GTTTTTGGAGCTCAGGCAAAGCAAATCGATGTATACCGGAGTGTTGTGTGTCCCATTTTGGATGAAGTTATTATGGGCTACAACTGTACAGTGTTTGC TTATGGCCAAACTGGTACTGGTAAGACCTTCACAATGGAAGGGGAGCGGTCACCCAATGAGGAATATACTTGGGAAGAG GATCCACTAGCAGGTATAATACCCCGTACATTGcatcaaatatttgaaaaactcaCAGAGAATGGTACTGAATTTTCCGTGAAAGTCTCTCTTTTGGAAATCTATAATGAGGAGCTTTTTGATCTTCTGAATCCTACTCCTGATGTTGGAGAAAGACTGCAGATGTTTGATGACCCTCGAAACAAG AGGGGTGTAATTATTAAAGGCTTGGAAGAAGTAACTGTACACAACAAAAATGAAGTCTACCAAATCCTGGAAAGGGGTGCAGCAAAAAGAACGACTGCAGCTACTTACatgaatgcatattccag CCGTTCCCACTCTGTGTTTTCGATTACCATCCATATGAAAGAAACGACAGTAGATGGAGAAGAACTTGTCAAAATTGGGAAGCTAAACTTG GTTGATCTTGCAGGAAGTGAAAACATTGGTCGATCTGGGGCAGTTGACAAAAGAGCCCGTGAAGCTGGAAATATCAACCAGTCTCTCCTGACACTAGGAAGAGTTATTACTGCTCTAGTTGAAAGAGCCCCACATATTCCATACAGGGAATCTAAACTCACAAGAATCCTTCAAGACTCTCTTGGAGGACGAACAAAAACATCAATAATTGCCACAGTTTCTCCTGCATCAATAAATCTTGAG GAAACATTGAGTACACTGGAATATGCCCACAGAGCAAAGAACATAATGAACAAGCCTGAAGTTAATCAGAAGCTAACAAAAAAAGCTCTTATTAAG GAATATACTGAAGAGATTGAGCGTCTGAAGCGAGATCTTGCTGCTGCACGAGAAAAAAATGGAGTCTATATTTCCCTTGAAAATTATGA AGCCCTTAATGGAAAGCTGACGGTTCAGGAAGAACAAATTGCAGAGTATATTGACAAAATCAGTGTCATGGAGGAAGAAGTGAAAAGA ATCACTGAACTATTCACAGTTAGTAAAAATGAACTTGAACAGTGTAAAACAGATCTGCAAATCAAGgagaaagaactggaagaaacacaaaaagatCTGCAAGAAACCAAGGTTCATCTGGCTGAAGAAGAATATGTGgtttcagttttggaaaacactgaacaaaaacTTCATGGCACAGCTAGCAAG TTACTTAATACAGTTGAAGAAACTACAAAAGACGTATCTGGTCTCCATGCGAAACTGGACCGTAAGAAGGCTGTTGATCAACACAATGCTGTTGTCCAACATACGTTTGCAGGACAAATGAATGTTTTGTTCAACAAAATACAAGATTCAGTTAGTGAAAACAGTTTGAAGCAGCAACAAATGTTGACATCTTACACGAGTCTTATAG GTGACCTCCTGTCTACCAGCTCTTCAGCAGCTAATATTCTTGCATCAGTTGTATCAGCATCTTTTGCTTCTGTTAAAGAATTGGTGTCTACTGAAGTTTCTCACGTGTCTGAAAAAATAACACAACATGAGAATCTGTCACTTGATTGTAAAGCTGAGCTGCTGAGATTAATT GAGGAACATACATCTGGATTAGGAAGAGCATTAAATAGCTTGACACCAATGGTAGAATTTGTCTTGGGGCTAAACTGTCAGTTTCAGAGTAATGTGAAGAAATATTCTGCTGTGGCTGACAAG GTGGAGGGTCATAAAAAGGAAATGGATACCTTCTTTGGAGATCTTTCTCTCACTCTGAAAAAATTACGAGAAGAAACGGCCAGTGTTTTTGCTCAGCTTCAGAATGATTGTGAGAATTTAAAAGAAGAAGTGGAAATGACGAGGTTGGCACATACAAAG agtgcAGCCGAATTAATGTCCTCACTGCAAAGCCAGCTTGACCTGTTTGCTCAGGAGACTCAGAAGAACTTAACTAATGTACTCACAAAAAATGGAAGCTTGAAGACCACCGTCACTGCTGTGCAAGAAAATGTTCACCT GAAAACTACAGACCTAGTCAGCAGTACAACTTCCAATCACAGCAAATTTATTGCATCTCTGGATAATTTCTCTCAAGAGCTCAGAATTATAAATGCTGAAAACAAGATGATGCTGGAAGAGTCCACTGACCACTGTCAACAGCTTCTCAGCAATCTCAAAAATGTGTCTCAGGATACTGATAAATGGGGTGAATTTGCAACTGCTCAGATAGTCGACTTTACCAATCAGCAGCTATTGTCCTTCAGTGATGAGAAACAGCAACTTCAGTGTTTACAAAAG aaatatgaagaaaactgTGATAAAGCAATAGCTGAAATTGTCGACCATATTGGTAGACAAAAGGCTGCTGAGGAGAAGGTACTAAATGGCCTTCTTGATCAGATAAAGGTTGATCAGGAGATACTTCTGGAGCAGAAGCTGGGACTTAATGAGGAAGCACAGCATGGACTGACTCAGGTTAATGGTTTCCTGCAAGAGGATCTTAAAGTGGATATTCCAACAG GGACAACTCCACAGAGAAGAGACTACTTATATCCAGTCACACTTGTGAGAACAGAACCCCGGGAACTTCTACTGGAGCAATTAAGGCAAAAGCAACTAAAGCTTGATGCTATGCTAAACAGCGTGacaaaggaggtggaggagaatGCAGATCAG GACCtgttggaagaggaggaaggattgCAAGAATCCAGTGAAAGCCTTTCTAGGGACAAATCCTTAGTGGATACAAACATATGCTGCCATGCAAATGGTGGTATTCCCTTTTTCCAG CACAAAAGGAGTCACAAAAAGGATAAAGAGAACAAATCTGCAGCTACAGTGGAGAAGAACAAAATAGAGGATATGACGGAACAGTTTCTTCCCAAATCTAAGCCTCCTTTAAGATCACTGAACTGA
- the KIF11 gene encoding kinesin-like protein KIF11 isoform X1 produces MASLSFQGGGGAKKEEKGKNIQVVVRCRPFNASERKASSYAVVDCDQARKEVSVRTGGVTDKMSRKTYTFDMVFGAQAKQIDVYRSVVCPILDEVIMGYNCTVFAYGQTGTGKTFTMEGERSPNEEYTWEEDPLAGIIPRTLHQIFEKLTENGTEFSVKVSLLEIYNEELFDLLNPTPDVGERLQMFDDPRNKRGVIIKGLEEVTVHNKNEVYQILERGAAKRTTAATYMNAYSSRSHSVFSITIHMKETTVDGEELVKIGKLNLVDLAGSENIGRSGAVDKRAREAGNINQSLLTLGRVITALVERAPHIPYRESKLTRILQDSLGGRTKTSIIATVSPASINLEETLSTLEYAHRAKNIMNKPEVNQKLTKKALIKEYTEEIERLKRDLAAAREKNGVYISLENYEALNGKLTVQEEQIAEYIDKISVMEEEVKRITELFTVSKNELEQCKTDLQIKEKELEETQKDLQETKVHLAEEEYVVSVLENTEQKLHGTASKLLNTVEETTKDVSGLHAKLDRKKAVDQHNAVVQHTFAGQMNVLFNKIQDSVSENSLKQQQMLTSYTSLIGDLLSTSSSAANILASVVSASFASVKELVSTEVSHVSEKITQHENLSLDCKAELLRLIEEHTSGLGRALNSLTPMVEFVLGLNCQFQSNVKKYSAVADKVEGHKKEMDTFFGDLSLTLKKLREETASVFAQLQNDCENLKEEVEMTRLAHTKVFLRSAAELMSSLQSQLDLFAQETQKNLTNVLTKNGSLKTTVTAVQENVHLKTTDLVSSTTSNHSKFIASLDNFSQELRIINAENKMMLEESTDHCQQLLSNLKNVSQDTDKWGEFATAQIVDFTNQQLLSFSDEKQQLQCLQKKYEENCDKAIAEIVDHIGRQKAAEEKVLNGLLDQIKVDQEILLEQKLGLNEEAQHGLTQVNGFLQEDLKVDIPTGTTPQRRDYLYPVTLVRTEPRELLLEQLRQKQLKLDAMLNSVTKEVEENADQDLLEEEEGLQESSESLSRDKSLVDTNICCHANGGIPFFQHKRSHKKDKENKSAATVEKNKIEDMTEQFLPKSKPPLRSLN; encoded by the exons GCCTTTTAATGCCTCAGAACGTAAAGCAAGCTCCTATGCTGTTGTAGACTGTGATCAAGCAAGAAAGGAAGTTAGTGTCCGCACTGGAGGAGTGACAGATAAGATGTCAAGAAAGACTTACACATTTGATATG GTTTTTGGAGCTCAGGCAAAGCAAATCGATGTATACCGGAGTGTTGTGTGTCCCATTTTGGATGAAGTTATTATGGGCTACAACTGTACAGTGTTTGC TTATGGCCAAACTGGTACTGGTAAGACCTTCACAATGGAAGGGGAGCGGTCACCCAATGAGGAATATACTTGGGAAGAG GATCCACTAGCAGGTATAATACCCCGTACATTGcatcaaatatttgaaaaactcaCAGAGAATGGTACTGAATTTTCCGTGAAAGTCTCTCTTTTGGAAATCTATAATGAGGAGCTTTTTGATCTTCTGAATCCTACTCCTGATGTTGGAGAAAGACTGCAGATGTTTGATGACCCTCGAAACAAG AGGGGTGTAATTATTAAAGGCTTGGAAGAAGTAACTGTACACAACAAAAATGAAGTCTACCAAATCCTGGAAAGGGGTGCAGCAAAAAGAACGACTGCAGCTACTTACatgaatgcatattccag CCGTTCCCACTCTGTGTTTTCGATTACCATCCATATGAAAGAAACGACAGTAGATGGAGAAGAACTTGTCAAAATTGGGAAGCTAAACTTG GTTGATCTTGCAGGAAGTGAAAACATTGGTCGATCTGGGGCAGTTGACAAAAGAGCCCGTGAAGCTGGAAATATCAACCAGTCTCTCCTGACACTAGGAAGAGTTATTACTGCTCTAGTTGAAAGAGCCCCACATATTCCATACAGGGAATCTAAACTCACAAGAATCCTTCAAGACTCTCTTGGAGGACGAACAAAAACATCAATAATTGCCACAGTTTCTCCTGCATCAATAAATCTTGAG GAAACATTGAGTACACTGGAATATGCCCACAGAGCAAAGAACATAATGAACAAGCCTGAAGTTAATCAGAAGCTAACAAAAAAAGCTCTTATTAAG GAATATACTGAAGAGATTGAGCGTCTGAAGCGAGATCTTGCTGCTGCACGAGAAAAAAATGGAGTCTATATTTCCCTTGAAAATTATGA AGCCCTTAATGGAAAGCTGACGGTTCAGGAAGAACAAATTGCAGAGTATATTGACAAAATCAGTGTCATGGAGGAAGAAGTGAAAAGA ATCACTGAACTATTCACAGTTAGTAAAAATGAACTTGAACAGTGTAAAACAGATCTGCAAATCAAGgagaaagaactggaagaaacacaaaaagatCTGCAAGAAACCAAGGTTCATCTGGCTGAAGAAGAATATGTGgtttcagttttggaaaacactgaacaaaaacTTCATGGCACAGCTAGCAAG TTACTTAATACAGTTGAAGAAACTACAAAAGACGTATCTGGTCTCCATGCGAAACTGGACCGTAAGAAGGCTGTTGATCAACACAATGCTGTTGTCCAACATACGTTTGCAGGACAAATGAATGTTTTGTTCAACAAAATACAAGATTCAGTTAGTGAAAACAGTTTGAAGCAGCAACAAATGTTGACATCTTACACGAGTCTTATAG GTGACCTCCTGTCTACCAGCTCTTCAGCAGCTAATATTCTTGCATCAGTTGTATCAGCATCTTTTGCTTCTGTTAAAGAATTGGTGTCTACTGAAGTTTCTCACGTGTCTGAAAAAATAACACAACATGAGAATCTGTCACTTGATTGTAAAGCTGAGCTGCTGAGATTAATT GAGGAACATACATCTGGATTAGGAAGAGCATTAAATAGCTTGACACCAATGGTAGAATTTGTCTTGGGGCTAAACTGTCAGTTTCAGAGTAATGTGAAGAAATATTCTGCTGTGGCTGACAAG GTGGAGGGTCATAAAAAGGAAATGGATACCTTCTTTGGAGATCTTTCTCTCACTCTGAAAAAATTACGAGAAGAAACGGCCAGTGTTTTTGCTCAGCTTCAGAATGATTGTGAGAATTTAAAAGAAGAAGTGGAAATGACGAGGTTGGCACATACAAAGGTATTCTTAAGA agtgcAGCCGAATTAATGTCCTCACTGCAAAGCCAGCTTGACCTGTTTGCTCAGGAGACTCAGAAGAACTTAACTAATGTACTCACAAAAAATGGAAGCTTGAAGACCACCGTCACTGCTGTGCAAGAAAATGTTCACCT GAAAACTACAGACCTAGTCAGCAGTACAACTTCCAATCACAGCAAATTTATTGCATCTCTGGATAATTTCTCTCAAGAGCTCAGAATTATAAATGCTGAAAACAAGATGATGCTGGAAGAGTCCACTGACCACTGTCAACAGCTTCTCAGCAATCTCAAAAATGTGTCTCAGGATACTGATAAATGGGGTGAATTTGCAACTGCTCAGATAGTCGACTTTACCAATCAGCAGCTATTGTCCTTCAGTGATGAGAAACAGCAACTTCAGTGTTTACAAAAG aaatatgaagaaaactgTGATAAAGCAATAGCTGAAATTGTCGACCATATTGGTAGACAAAAGGCTGCTGAGGAGAAGGTACTAAATGGCCTTCTTGATCAGATAAAGGTTGATCAGGAGATACTTCTGGAGCAGAAGCTGGGACTTAATGAGGAAGCACAGCATGGACTGACTCAGGTTAATGGTTTCCTGCAAGAGGATCTTAAAGTGGATATTCCAACAG GGACAACTCCACAGAGAAGAGACTACTTATATCCAGTCACACTTGTGAGAACAGAACCCCGGGAACTTCTACTGGAGCAATTAAGGCAAAAGCAACTAAAGCTTGATGCTATGCTAAACAGCGTGacaaaggaggtggaggagaatGCAGATCAG GACCtgttggaagaggaggaaggattgCAAGAATCCAGTGAAAGCCTTTCTAGGGACAAATCCTTAGTGGATACAAACATATGCTGCCATGCAAATGGTGGTATTCCCTTTTTCCAG CACAAAAGGAGTCACAAAAAGGATAAAGAGAACAAATCTGCAGCTACAGTGGAGAAGAACAAAATAGAGGATATGACGGAACAGTTTCTTCCCAAATCTAAGCCTCCTTTAAGATCACTGAACTGA